In Natronomonas halophila, one DNA window encodes the following:
- a CDS encoding DUF1616 domain-containing protein, whose protein sequence is MSDLLQRDGWLLDLFVVAQLAVITSVVLLGVDAPQAVLWLLGVPFLLFLPGYAIVAALFPEEPAASTWKTPTAPWDGNPDWTVRLALSIVLSAIVVAGAGVVIDWVAGIRLLPAVVAIGGVTLAGVAVALLRRLRLPPKVRANPFAGRSLGTLSMGSGLQNLTLAVAVLALVGSVAFVGAVPTQGEAFTESYLLTENAEGDLVADDYPTEFVAGEGQPLHLDIENNEFRPVTYEVAVVVQEVDADGTVVAQQRIDRFAVDLAHGESTVVERDIAPTMTGEGLRLQFQIYKGTEPADAASPDQTLQLWIDVDETGE, encoded by the coding sequence ATGAGCGACCTCCTCCAGCGTGACGGCTGGCTGCTCGACCTCTTCGTCGTCGCGCAACTGGCCGTCATCACGTCCGTCGTCCTGCTCGGGGTCGATGCCCCGCAGGCGGTCCTGTGGCTCCTCGGCGTACCGTTCCTGCTGTTCCTGCCGGGCTATGCCATCGTCGCGGCGCTGTTCCCGGAGGAACCGGCCGCGTCGACATGGAAGACCCCGACCGCCCCCTGGGACGGCAACCCCGACTGGACCGTCCGCCTCGCCCTCTCGATAGTCCTCAGTGCCATCGTGGTCGCCGGCGCCGGCGTGGTGATAGACTGGGTTGCAGGCATTCGCCTCCTCCCAGCCGTCGTTGCCATCGGCGGCGTGACCCTCGCCGGCGTCGCCGTCGCGTTACTGCGCCGACTCCGACTGCCGCCGAAGGTCCGAGCGAACCCCTTCGCCGGCCGCAGCCTCGGGACTCTCTCGATGGGGTCGGGCCTCCAGAACCTGACGCTGGCCGTCGCGGTGCTCGCGCTCGTCGGGTCGGTGGCCTTCGTCGGCGCCGTCCCCACGCAGGGCGAAGCCTTCACCGAGTCGTACCTCCTCACCGAGAACGCAGAGGGCGACCTCGTCGCCGACGACTACCCCACGGAGTTCGTCGCCGGTGAGGGCCAACCCCTCCATCTCGACATCGAGAACAACGAATTCCGACCCGTCACCTACGAAGTCGCGGTCGTCGTCCAGGAGGTCGACGCCGACGGCACGGTCGTCGCCCAACAGCGAATCGACCGCTTCGCCGTCGACCTCGCTCACGGCGAAAGCACCGTCGTCGAGCGCGATATCGCGCCGACGATGACCGGCGAGGGACTCCGACTGCAGTTCCAGATTTATAAGGGAACCGAGCCCGCGGACGCCGCCAGCCCGGACCAGACGCTCCAGCTCTGGATCGACGTCGACGAAACGGGCGAATAG